Proteins encoded by one window of Hafnia alvei:
- a CDS encoding ABC transporter substrate-binding protein, translating to MKAKLLPVLIFASLSAGTLSANAWAATPPKTLVVVQTLDDIASLDPAESNELSSIQTVPSLYQRLIQANRDNPAKIDAVLAESWQGDAANKTLTVKLRPNAKFSSGNPVRPEDVIFSYTRAVTLNKSPAFILNVLGWEADNVASHLKKIDDHTLQLTWTANVSPDVALNILSTPIASIVDEKTVTPNSKKGDFGNEWLKMHSAGSGPFKMRVYQPHQAIVLDANPLSNDAPKIANIIIKNVPDPASRRLLIQQGDADIARGLGADQTSALQNQAGINVMSIPSAEQNYLAFNTGNTANPLLANPALWEAARYLVDYKGITQDLLKGQYFVHQSFLPVGFNGALENNPFSFDPAKAKAILEKAGIKNAAFTLDVENKAPFITVAQSIQASFAQGGVKVDLLPAAGSQVYARVRARQHQAAIRMWLPDYFDAHSNASAFAYNDNKGSTVAWLNGWKIPELSQQTLAAVAEADSAKRLDMYTKMQQELQRSSPYVFIDQAKTQVVLRDNVKGYQQGLNADMVYYDRVTK from the coding sequence ATGAAAGCCAAACTATTACCTGTGCTGATTTTCGCCTCGCTTTCCGCCGGAACGTTAAGCGCCAACGCATGGGCGGCGACGCCACCGAAAACGCTGGTCGTGGTGCAAACTCTGGATGATATTGCCAGCCTTGATCCCGCAGAAAGCAACGAACTTTCCAGCATTCAAACGGTGCCGAGTCTTTACCAACGCCTGATCCAAGCCAATCGCGATAATCCAGCCAAGATTGATGCCGTACTTGCCGAGAGCTGGCAAGGCGACGCAGCCAATAAAACGCTCACCGTTAAGCTGCGCCCCAATGCCAAGTTCTCTTCCGGTAATCCGGTGCGCCCTGAAGACGTTATCTTTTCCTATACCCGCGCCGTAACCCTCAATAAATCGCCAGCCTTCATTTTGAACGTATTAGGCTGGGAAGCGGATAACGTCGCCAGTCATCTTAAGAAAATTGACGACCATACGCTACAGCTCACGTGGACCGCCAACGTAAGCCCTGACGTGGCGCTGAACATTCTCTCGACGCCGATTGCCTCCATCGTTGATGAAAAAACCGTCACGCCTAATAGCAAAAAAGGCGACTTTGGTAATGAGTGGCTCAAAATGCACTCAGCGGGCAGTGGGCCGTTCAAAATGCGCGTTTATCAACCGCATCAGGCCATCGTTTTGGATGCCAATCCGCTATCAAACGACGCGCCTAAAATCGCCAATATCATTATTAAAAACGTGCCCGATCCGGCGTCTCGCCGTTTGCTGATCCAGCAGGGTGACGCCGATATTGCCCGTGGGCTGGGCGCAGACCAAACCTCGGCGTTGCAGAATCAAGCCGGTATTAACGTGATGAGCATTCCTTCGGCCGAGCAAAACTATTTAGCGTTCAACACCGGCAATACCGCGAATCCGTTACTGGCAAATCCTGCACTGTGGGAAGCGGCGCGCTATCTGGTCGATTACAAAGGCATCACGCAGGACTTACTCAAGGGCCAATATTTTGTGCATCAGAGTTTCCTGCCGGTCGGCTTTAACGGCGCGCTGGAGAATAATCCGTTTAGCTTCGATCCTGCTAAAGCGAAAGCCATTCTCGAGAAAGCCGGGATCAAAAATGCCGCCTTTACGCTGGATGTTGAAAACAAAGCGCCGTTTATCACCGTGGCTCAATCCATTCAAGCCAGCTTCGCGCAAGGCGGCGTGAAAGTGGATCTGCTGCCTGCGGCAGGCAGTCAGGTTTATGCACGCGTGCGTGCGCGTCAGCATCAGGCCGCGATCCGCATGTGGCTGCCGGACTATTTCGATGCGCATTCCAACGCCAGCGCTTTTGCCTACAACGATAACAAAGGCAGCACCGTCGCGTGGCTAAACGGCTGGAAAATCCCTGAGCTAAGCCAGCAAACGCTTGCCGCCGTAGCCGAAGCCGACAGCGCTAAACGTTTGGATATGTATACCAAAATGCAGCAAGAGCTACAGCGTAGCTCGCCGTATGTGTTTATCGATCAGGCCAAAACTCAGGTTGTGCTACGCGACAACGTGAAAGGCTATCAGCAAGGGCTGAACGCCGATATGGTTTATTACGATCGCGTCACCAAGTAA
- a CDS encoding ABC transporter permease codes for MAADFTPENNFRRHLQTLLQGLLTLALTLFGLLLITFLLSALSPVDRVLQIVGDHASVSTYNQVRHQLGLDQPLPVQFWHYLIQLGHGDLGTASATGQPVLQDLLTVFPATLELATLALIIGATLGVLLGVLCARYTGTAWDLTIRTLTLLGNSVPIFWLGLLMLLLFYARLQWSAGPGRLDDIYQYSVEAKTGFVLIDTLLSGDSGAFLNAINHLTLPVLLLAYFSMASITRLTRSACLGEMKKEYVTLARAKGANETTILIRHVLPNIRGTLFTVIALAYTGMLEGAVLTETVFSWPGIGRYLTTALFAGDTTAVMGGTLVIGVCFVLINNLTDLLVRLTDPRVH; via the coding sequence ATGGCTGCTGACTTCACGCCGGAGAATAATTTCCGGCGTCATTTACAGACCCTGTTGCAGGGTCTGCTTACGCTCGCATTAACGCTTTTCGGGCTGCTGCTGATTACGTTTTTGCTTTCCGCGCTCTCTCCCGTCGATCGCGTATTACAAATCGTTGGCGATCATGCCAGCGTCTCCACCTACAATCAGGTTCGTCATCAGTTAGGGCTAGATCAGCCGCTGCCGGTGCAGTTCTGGCACTATCTGATTCAGCTTGGGCATGGCGATCTGGGCACCGCCAGCGCAACCGGCCAACCTGTGCTACAAGATTTACTCACGGTATTTCCTGCCACGCTGGAGCTAGCGACGCTGGCGCTCATTATCGGCGCCACCCTCGGCGTTCTGCTGGGCGTGCTGTGCGCACGTTATACGGGAACGGCGTGGGATCTGACCATCCGCACGCTCACCCTGCTTGGTAATTCGGTGCCTATCTTCTGGCTTGGTCTACTAATGCTGTTGCTGTTCTATGCACGTTTACAGTGGAGCGCAGGACCGGGAAGGCTGGACGATATTTATCAATACAGCGTTGAAGCCAAAACCGGCTTTGTGCTTATCGATACCTTACTCTCCGGCGACAGCGGCGCGTTTCTCAACGCCATTAATCACCTGACGCTACCGGTTTTGCTATTGGCCTACTTTTCGATGGCCAGTATCACTCGGCTAACCCGTTCGGCGTGTCTAGGCGAAATGAAAAAAGAATACGTCACACTTGCACGCGCCAAAGGGGCAAACGAAACCACTATTCTGATACGCCACGTGCTGCCCAATATTCGCGGTACGTTATTCACTGTGATTGCGCTGGCCTATACCGGCATGCTGGAAGGCGCAGTTCTGACTGAAACCGTATTTTCCTGGCCGGGCATTGGGCGTTATCTCACAACCGCCCTCTTTGCCGGTGACACCACGGCGGTGATGGGTGGCACATTGGTCATTGGCGTGTGTTTTGTGTTGATTAATAACCTGACGGATCTATTGGTACGTCTCACCGATCCGAGGGTGCACTAA
- a CDS encoding ABC transporter permease: MNLLRKILRSPAASCGLVIILLLILCALFAPWLAGQDPNWQNAAARLLPPEQGHWLGTDAYGRDMLARLLYGTRPMLGMVLLVTAITLPLGLLIGILSGYYGGWTERVLMRFTDVVMSMPRLILAFAFVAMLGPGLINGALALALTTWPAYARQARTEIQKLRNSDYLSAAEMLGIRGFRLMWGHILPLCLPSAIVRLALDLAGIILAAAGLGFLGLGARPPMAEWGAMIADGMQVIFDQWWIAAIPGAAILLSSLAFNLLGDGLRDILESDHD; this comes from the coding sequence ATGAATTTATTACGCAAAATTCTCCGCTCACCAGCGGCCAGCTGTGGATTGGTGATTATCCTGCTGCTGATACTCTGCGCCCTTTTTGCACCGTGGTTAGCGGGGCAAGATCCCAATTGGCAAAACGCAGCGGCGCGTTTGCTACCGCCCGAACAGGGACATTGGCTCGGCACCGATGCCTATGGGCGAGATATGTTGGCTCGGCTGCTGTATGGCACCCGCCCGATGTTAGGTATGGTGCTGTTAGTGACCGCAATTACCCTCCCTCTCGGCCTGCTGATCGGTATTTTATCCGGCTATTACGGCGGTTGGACTGAGCGCGTGCTGATGCGATTTACCGATGTTGTTATGTCGATGCCGCGCTTAATTCTAGCCTTTGCCTTTGTCGCGATGCTTGGCCCAGGGCTTATCAATGGCGCGCTGGCGCTGGCGCTCACCACGTGGCCCGCCTATGCCCGTCAGGCTCGAACTGAAATTCAAAAACTGAGGAACAGCGATTATCTCAGCGCCGCAGAAATGCTGGGCATTCGCGGTTTCAGGCTGATGTGGGGACATATTTTGCCACTCTGCCTACCTTCCGCCATCGTGCGCTTAGCGCTGGATTTAGCGGGTATCATCCTTGCGGCCGCAGGCTTGGGCTTCTTAGGATTAGGCGCTCGCCCGCCGATGGCTGAATGGGGCGCGATGATCGCCGACGGCATGCAGGTGATCTTCGATCAGTGGTGGATTGCCGCCATTCCCGGCGCGGCCATTCTGCTCAGCAGCTTAGCGTTCAATCTGCTGGGCGATGGCCTGCGTGATATTTTGGAGTCCGATCATGACTGA
- a CDS encoding ABC transporter ATP-binding protein, which yields MTDISQNHSLIEAVDLSVHFGQACVVNQLNFSLGHERLALVGESGSGKSMTARALMGLIRQPGKVSATTLRFEQQNLLALKPKQWSALRGNSIAMVLQDPRYALNPVHTIYRQIEEALTLHQRLSRRQRDELVLHTTESVGLPVHSLKRYPGELSGGLGQRAMIAIALINNPKVLIADEPTSALDARLRHQILSLLVEQCEQRQMGLLLISHDLPLVAEHCDRVMVMYQGQCVDELRAAELPQATHPYTRTLWTCRPNAQTYGSLLPVLDRSRTFEGAPRAAD from the coding sequence ATGACTGATATTTCACAGAACCATTCGCTGATTGAAGCCGTGGATTTATCGGTTCATTTTGGTCAGGCGTGCGTCGTCAACCAGCTAAATTTTTCCTTGGGCCATGAACGGTTAGCTTTAGTGGGCGAATCCGGCTCCGGCAAATCAATGACCGCTCGCGCGCTAATGGGGCTAATTCGTCAGCCGGGCAAAGTCAGCGCCACCACGCTACGTTTTGAACAGCAAAATTTACTGGCTTTGAAACCTAAACAATGGTCTGCACTGCGCGGTAACAGCATCGCCATGGTGCTGCAAGATCCTCGCTACGCGCTCAATCCGGTGCATACCATTTACCGCCAAATTGAAGAGGCGCTTACGCTGCACCAGCGTCTGTCGCGCCGTCAGCGCGATGAGTTGGTGTTGCACACCACTGAGTCGGTCGGGCTGCCAGTTCATAGCCTAAAACGCTATCCGGGTGAGCTATCTGGCGGGCTGGGGCAGCGCGCCATGATCGCCATAGCGCTGATCAACAATCCCAAGGTGCTGATTGCTGATGAGCCCACCTCTGCGCTGGATGCTCGGCTGCGCCATCAAATTCTTTCTCTTTTGGTGGAACAGTGCGAACAACGCCAGATGGGGCTATTGCTAATTAGCCACGATCTGCCGTTGGTGGCCGAACACTGCGACCGCGTGATGGTGATGTATCAAGGGCAGTGCGTTGATGAACTGCGGGCGGCTGAGCTACCGCAAGCCACACATCCTTACACCCGAACGCTCTGGACCTGCCGGCCGAATGCCCAAACCTACGGTTCCCTGCTGCCGGTTCTGGATCGCTCACGCACTTTTGAAGGAGCACCTCGTGCCGCTGATTAA
- a CDS encoding ABC transporter ATP-binding protein, whose protein sequence is MPLINIQDLHVSFSDGRQRKHVVKSAHFQVNEGETFSLIGASGCGKSTILRVIAGLQREWQGQIDLLGSPLRPQKRLNGEIRRNVQMVFQDPYASLHPQHRLYRSLAEPLQIHREPNVEQRVAEALQQVGLPADAAQRFPHQISGGQRQRVAIARALLLRPKILLLDEPTSALDMSVQAEILNLLNLLKRLHSMTYLLVSHDADVIAHMSQRAALMEDGKIMREFNRAALARGEHRFD, encoded by the coding sequence GTGCCGCTGATTAATATTCAAGATTTACACGTCAGTTTTTCTGACGGACGACAGCGTAAACACGTGGTGAAGTCGGCGCATTTTCAGGTCAATGAGGGAGAAACCTTTAGCCTGATCGGCGCATCCGGCTGTGGGAAATCGACTATTTTGCGCGTCATCGCCGGTTTGCAGCGTGAATGGCAGGGACAGATTGATTTATTAGGCTCGCCTCTGCGCCCACAAAAACGGCTCAACGGCGAAATCCGCCGCAATGTGCAGATGGTATTTCAAGATCCCTATGCCTCGCTGCATCCTCAGCATCGCCTATATCGTTCTTTGGCAGAACCGCTGCAGATTCATCGCGAACCTAACGTAGAACAGCGGGTGGCTGAAGCACTGCAACAGGTAGGGCTCCCCGCCGATGCGGCGCAGCGCTTTCCTCACCAAATTTCGGGAGGGCAACGCCAACGCGTCGCCATTGCCCGCGCCCTGCTGTTGCGGCCTAAAATCTTACTGCTCGATGAGCCCACTTCTGCGCTCGATATGTCGGTTCAGGCTGAAATCCTTAACCTGCTTAACCTGCTAAAGCGGCTGCATTCCATGACCTACCTACTCGTCAGCCACGACGCCGACGTGATTGCCCATATGTCGCAACGCGCGGCGCTGATGGAGGATGGAAAAATTATGCGGGAGTTTAACCGTGCGGCGTTAGCACGCGGCGAGCATCGTTTCGACTAA
- a CDS encoding Bax inhibitor-1 family protein has translation MDRYPRDNGSIVERANSGLQAYMAQVYGWMTCGLLLTSIVAWYAAHTPAVLNFIFSSKITFFGLIIVQLGLVFVLSGMVQKLSAAAATSLFMLYSALTGLTLASIFIVYTYSSIASTFVVTAGMFGAMSLYGYTTKRDLSGIGSMMFMGLIGIILASLVNIWLKSPALTWVITYAGVIIFVGLTAYDTQKLKAMGEQLNPEDKDNFRKYSILGALTLYLDFINLFLMLLRIFGNRR, from the coding sequence ATGGATCGATATCCTCGTGATAATGGCTCGATCGTAGAGCGCGCAAATTCGGGCCTACAGGCGTATATGGCGCAAGTGTATGGCTGGATGACCTGTGGGTTATTACTGACGTCTATCGTGGCGTGGTATGCCGCACATACGCCAGCCGTGCTGAATTTTATTTTCTCCAGCAAAATTACCTTTTTCGGTTTAATCATTGTGCAGTTGGGCTTGGTGTTTGTGCTGTCGGGTATGGTGCAGAAACTGAGCGCCGCCGCCGCAACATCGCTGTTTATGCTCTATTCGGCACTCACCGGATTAACGCTGGCCAGTATTTTTATCGTTTATACCTATTCGTCTATCGCGAGCACGTTCGTGGTAACGGCTGGTATGTTCGGGGCCATGAGCCTTTACGGTTACACCACCAAGCGTGATCTAAGCGGCATTGGCTCAATGATGTTTATGGGGCTGATCGGTATCATTCTGGCGTCGTTGGTAAATATCTGGCTGAAAAGCCCAGCGCTGACGTGGGTGATTACCTATGCGGGCGTGATTATCTTTGTTGGTTTGACGGCGTATGACACTCAGAAGCTGAAAGCTATGGGTGAGCAACTGAACCCTGAAGATAAAGATAACTTCCGTAAATACTCGATTTTGGGCGCGTTAACGCTGTATCTGGACTTCATTAACCTGTTCTTGATGCTGCTGCGTATTTTCGGCAACCGCCGCTAA
- a CDS encoding flavodoxin family protein, whose amino-acid sequence MTALAVVFHSGYGHTAKAAEAVAAGAQQIDGVSVEVLAIDSEGNLPEGGWHLLAQADAIIFGSPTYMGGPSWQFKKFADASSKPWFSQEWKDKVFAGFTNSASMNGDKLGTLDYMFHLSQQHGGVWVGMGMLPSNTKAANRNDVNYIAGFSGLMTVSPSDASPDEAPLPGDLETARKFGERVAHVTKRWSSV is encoded by the coding sequence ATGACAGCATTAGCCGTGGTTTTTCATAGTGGATACGGGCATACCGCCAAAGCCGCTGAGGCGGTAGCCGCGGGCGCCCAGCAGATCGACGGTGTGAGCGTTGAGGTGTTGGCCATCGACAGTGAAGGCAACTTGCCGGAAGGGGGATGGCATCTGTTAGCGCAGGCCGACGCGATTATTTTTGGTAGCCCGACCTACATGGGCGGGCCATCTTGGCAGTTTAAAAAATTTGCTGATGCCTCTTCCAAGCCTTGGTTTAGTCAAGAGTGGAAAGATAAAGTTTTTGCTGGGTTCACTAACTCGGCCAGCATGAACGGCGACAAACTCGGCACGCTCGATTATATGTTCCATCTCTCGCAGCAGCATGGTGGTGTGTGGGTAGGGATGGGAATGTTGCCGTCCAACACTAAAGCGGCAAACCGCAATGATGTGAACTATATTGCTGGCTTTTCTGGCTTGATGACGGTGTCGCCTTCCGATGCCTCGCCGGATGAAGCGCCGCTGCCGGGCGATTTAGAGACCGCGCGCAAGTTCGGTGAGCGTGTAGCACATGTTACCAAGCGCTGGTCGAGTGTTTGA
- a CDS encoding DUF3828 domain-containing protein has translation MIKTLLLLAITILAGCTSSNKNPAEQVASFYHLYLNTPDTFDSSASLQPYLEKQTFAQLQKIAKEPEPDTLDADYFTQSQDIGSSWPTHIAVSTPTPAIGGTTVEVTLGAANDIQQHLILWLVWQDGWKITRVQGDNEQFLYR, from the coding sequence ATGATAAAAACTCTATTATTACTGGCAATAACAATACTCGCGGGATGCACATCTTCAAATAAAAACCCAGCGGAACAAGTCGCTAGTTTTTATCATTTGTACCTCAACACACCAGATACCTTTGATAGCTCAGCATCGCTACAACCTTATCTGGAAAAACAAACTTTTGCCCAATTACAGAAAATAGCCAAAGAGCCGGAGCCAGATACGCTTGATGCTGACTATTTTACCCAATCACAAGATATTGGCAGCTCATGGCCAACCCATATCGCTGTTTCAACTCCAACGCCAGCAATCGGCGGTACTACCGTCGAAGTAACATTAGGCGCTGCTAATGATATCCAGCAACATCTCATTCTCTGGCTCGTCTGGCAGGACGGTTGGAAAATAACTCGAGTACAAGGTGACAATGAGCAGTTTTTGTATCGTTAA
- the cas6f gene encoding type I-F CRISPR-associated endoribonuclease Cas6/Csy4 gives MNFYQDIRVLEDPEFKESMLMAALFAKLHRALGAYGEGDIGVSFPRAEKILGDTIRLHGSQQALSAIAATPWLKGLRDYTQCSDILAVPEKVAYRTVSRVQVKSSAERLRRRSVKKGWLTEEQARLQILDVNEQRTSLPFVVLKSLSTGQMFHLFIRQGELQTQPTAGKFSSYGLSATATVPWF, from the coding sequence ATGAATTTTTATCAGGATATCCGCGTGTTGGAAGACCCTGAGTTTAAAGAATCCATGCTGATGGCTGCGCTGTTTGCCAAGCTGCACCGTGCCCTAGGCGCTTATGGTGAAGGCGATATCGGCGTCAGCTTTCCGCGAGCGGAGAAAATCCTTGGAGATACCATCCGGTTGCACGGTTCACAGCAGGCACTATCGGCGATAGCAGCTACGCCATGGCTGAAAGGGCTGCGAGATTATACCCAGTGTAGCGACATTTTAGCGGTGCCAGAAAAAGTGGCCTACCGAACGGTTAGTCGCGTGCAGGTAAAAAGCAGCGCGGAGAGGCTACGGCGCAGATCGGTGAAAAAAGGTTGGCTCACCGAAGAACAGGCTCGCCTGCAAATTCTCGATGTCAACGAACAAAGAACCTCGTTACCTTTTGTCGTGCTAAAAAGTTTGTCTACTGGTCAAATGTTCCATCTGTTTATTCGTCAGGGCGAACTGCAAACGCAGCCAACGGCGGGCAAATTTAGCAGCTATGGATTAAGCGCAACGGCAACGGTGCCGTGGTTTTAG
- the csy3 gene encoding type I-F CRISPR-associated protein Csy3 translates to MAKTSVIKTASVLAFERKLANSDAVMYSGNWHGDVWQPVRIQEKAVRGTISNRLKNAIASDRTKLDAEIQKANLQRVDVAALPMDADTLKVTFTLRVLGNLSTPSVCNDQEYQAALQEVIEGYIAEHGFTELAARYAENLANGRFLWRNRIGAEAIEVHVSSGEQHWKFDAQNYSLREFSQPKGDLKALAQVIEAGLRGESFALLTVNAFVHLGAGQEIFPSQELVLDSNSKKSKVLYQVSDVAAMHSQKVGNALRTIDTWHPMVESLGAIAVEPYGSVTSRGVACRQPKEKMDFYTLLDKWVTKGEKPATEQQHYVMAVLIRGGVFGEKE, encoded by the coding sequence ATGGCTAAAACTTCAGTTATTAAAACCGCTTCGGTACTCGCTTTTGAACGTAAACTGGCTAATTCAGACGCGGTAATGTATTCGGGTAATTGGCATGGAGATGTCTGGCAGCCAGTACGTATTCAAGAAAAAGCGGTGCGTGGCACTATCTCCAATCGATTAAAGAACGCGATTGCCAGCGATAGAACAAAGCTCGATGCCGAAATTCAAAAAGCTAACCTACAGCGAGTTGACGTTGCCGCTTTGCCAATGGATGCGGACACGCTGAAAGTGACGTTTACGCTGCGCGTGCTGGGTAACTTGTCTACGCCGTCGGTGTGTAACGATCAAGAGTATCAGGCCGCCTTGCAGGAGGTGATTGAGGGCTATATCGCCGAGCACGGTTTTACTGAACTGGCAGCGCGCTATGCCGAGAATCTGGCAAATGGTCGCTTCCTATGGCGCAATCGTATTGGGGCGGAAGCGATTGAAGTGCATGTTTCATCTGGCGAACAGCATTGGAAATTCGATGCGCAAAATTATAGCCTGCGCGAGTTTAGCCAGCCGAAAGGCGACTTGAAGGCGCTGGCACAGGTGATTGAAGCCGGGCTGCGCGGAGAAAGTTTTGCGCTGCTGACTGTGAATGCTTTTGTGCATTTAGGCGCAGGGCAGGAAATTTTCCCATCACAAGAATTGGTTCTCGATAGCAATAGCAAAAAAAGTAAGGTGTTGTACCAAGTCAGCGACGTTGCCGCCATGCATTCACAAAAAGTGGGTAACGCGCTACGTACTATCGATACCTGGCATCCGATGGTTGAATCTCTAGGCGCAATTGCCGTGGAGCCCTACGGCTCCGTAACCAGCCGCGGCGTCGCTTGTCGTCAGCCAAAAGAGAAAATGGATTTTTACACGCTGCTGGATAAGTGGGTAACTAAAGGTGAAAAGCCTGCGACGGAGCAACAACACTATGTCATGGCGGTTCTGATCCGCGGCGGTGTATTTGGCGAAAAAGAGTGA